The Candidatus Saccharibacteria bacterium sequence CCGACAATTGTTCGAACGAGCGCCAGAGCTGCCGCCGCATTATAAATATTGTAAACACCTTGCAGTTCTAGCGTTGTGGTGACATTTTTGCCATCGATAGCAAACTGGGCGGTGTTGCCGTTAAGTTTTGTAAGCGTGACATCGGCCTCGGGTTGTTTTGCTTTACTGCTGGTTGTTTTGGCGCCACGCATATCGTCGTCGTTCGGAAAAAGTTGGCGAAGTTCTGGACTAAGGCCAAAATAGGTGATATTTTGCGTGCCAAGAAGCGAGGCGATGGCGGTAATTCGAGGATCTTCGCGGTTTAGGACAACAGTATCGGTTGTTGCGTTTGCAATTTGCTGCAAGAGCTTTGCGGTGGCATCGATCTCGCCAAACCTATCGAGCTGGTCGCGCATGACATTTAGCAAAAGGCTGTAGCGTGGCGCAATTGTTTTCACAAAGTGTACGGCGTGGGCTTCGTCGAGCTCTAGAACGGCAATATCAGCGTCTAAAATCCCATTATTGTCGACTTCGCCAAGGAGCGCCGCGGCGACACCACGCGTAAAGTTGCTTCCGGTGCGGTTGGTGAAGACTTTTAGGCCTTGGCTTTCGAGTAATTCGACGGTCATTTTGGTGGTAGTGGTTTTGCCGTTGGTGCCGCTAATGACAACCACGCCGCCCGAAAGTTGAGCCAGAGTACGTTTAATAAAATCGGGATCAATCTTTTCGACAAAAAGGCCAGGGAGGGCAGAGCCGCCGCCGCGGAGCATGGCGATCCTGCGCACAGCCTTACCAAGCAAGGTGACATATGGTTTTGACATAGGTCTATTATAGCCTAAGTGGCGAGGGTGCGTTACAATAAGATTATGGTAATAGCGGGGATTCTTTTATGGTGGTACGGACCGGGGTGGCGTGGACGTGCCCTAAGCCTGCGCGACAAACTGGCCGGCACGATGGATTACTTCTCGATCGATCTACTGCTTCGCACGCTTTTTTCGCCGTACCGTCAAATCTCTGCTGGTAAGGTTCGCGGGCCATTGGGTGTACAGATGCGTGCAATGATGGATAGGTTTATTTCGCGTATTATTGGGGCCATGATTCGCTTTACGATGATAATTATTGGCTCATTCGCGATTATTTTTTATGCACTTATCGGACTAGTTATGTTAGTGGTATGGGCAGTTGTTCCCGTGCTTCCCGTAATCGGGCTGTTACTGTTTTTGACCGGATGGATGCCATGGATATAACTTTTAACTACAATAGCGAGCGTGCGCAAAAAGCCCGTATCGCGCATTTGCTTGGCGGAGTTTGGTATCGCCTACTTGCCGTTACCTCCTTTTTGCTTGTCGTTCTTGGCGCTGCGTTGCTGTATGGTGGCATGGCGATCGGTTGGTTGGTGATAGGTATTGCAGCAATTCCTTTCGTTATTGCTAAATGGTATGCGTACGAATTGAAAAATCTGCCAGTTGCAAAAAACCCTAAAACGCTCGACGATGTCCTTGCTGGTGACATACTTGGCCGACTTCCGAAAAATCCAACACCACACGATATTGCGACAGCAGTTGGTAGCGTACAAAGCGGCCAGTTCTTTTCGGCAAGATTTGGTATAGGCGGAAGGTTTTTGCAAGATATTGCTTCGCCCGATGTTGCCGTAACCCCTACGGTATGGCAAGAGGCGAAAGCTGTTCAAGAAGCACTAGGGAGTGATCAAATGACCGGTAGTATCTTGGTTATTGCGCTTATAAAAGCATTTCCCGACTACGAAGGATTACTAGCACACCTTCATCTTAGTACCGACGATCTTGTTCAGGGTGTGGAGTGGCAACGTCATTTAATGGAGTTGATAAAAAACCATTCCCGTTCGCGGCGTACGGGCGGTATTGCACGCGACTGGTCGTTTGGCTACGTTCCGCTGCTTACTCGTTTTGGGC is a genomic window containing:
- a CDS encoding DUF1727 domain-containing protein; protein product: MSKPYVTLLGKAVRRIAMLRGGGSALPGLFVEKIDPDFIKRTLAQLSGGVVVISGTNGKTTTTKMTVELLESQGLKVFTNRTGSNFTRGVAAALLGEVDNNGILDADIAVLELDEAHAVHFVKTIAPRYSLLLNVMRDQLDRFGEIDATAKLLQQIANATTDTVVLNREDPRITAIASLLGTQNITYFGLSPELRQLFPNDDDMRGAKTTSSKAKQPEADVTLTKLNGNTAQFAIDGKNVTTTLELQGVYNIYNAAAALALVRTIVGKALDQPKLIEALSQVTPAFGRGETVQIGGQPLEIVLVKNPSGFRLSLSSFKPEGYKTMIAINDNYADGRDMSWLWDVDFDSLREGGVLEVTGIRAFDMALRLQYDEITVSHISTDIAASLQQFIASAPTQPKRIFCTYTAMLAIRRELAKITDVEKIS